The Sinomicrobium kalidii genome contains a region encoding:
- a CDS encoding OmpA family protein, with protein sequence MFKKAILGITGFILVASCVSSKVYNDLEERYASLKEERNALADENQELKTANNGLENDLAALQKAHDDAVSERDRLRQEYTAAKKNLENLQESYNALEKNSSAAIAENSKKNRELLAELETKENALARESARLEELKKQLEARSRRVDELESLIASKEEAMKNLKDAISKALLDFEGNGLTVEHRDGKVYVSMENKLLFESGSWAVGSEGRRAVAELGKVLAQNPDISVLIEGHTDNVPYRGNGQIQDNWDLSTKRATAIVHILRENPNINPQNLTAAGRSEYAPVATNKTTQGKAKNRRIEVILTPKLDEVTRLLNEI encoded by the coding sequence ATGTTTAAAAAAGCTATCCTTGGCATAACCGGATTTATTCTGGTTGCCTCATGCGTTTCATCCAAGGTATACAACGACCTGGAAGAACGTTACGCCTCCCTGAAGGAGGAAAGAAATGCATTGGCCGACGAAAACCAGGAACTGAAAACCGCAAACAACGGACTTGAAAATGACCTTGCGGCCCTGCAAAAAGCCCATGATGATGCCGTCTCGGAAAGAGACCGGTTACGACAGGAATACACCGCGGCCAAAAAAAACCTGGAAAACCTTCAGGAATCCTATAATGCCCTGGAGAAAAACAGTAGTGCAGCCATTGCGGAAAATTCGAAAAAGAACCGCGAACTCCTTGCTGAACTCGAAACCAAAGAAAATGCACTGGCCCGGGAAAGCGCACGTCTGGAAGAACTTAAAAAACAACTGGAAGCCCGTTCCAGAAGAGTAGACGAACTGGAAAGCCTTATCGCGTCTAAAGAAGAGGCCATGAAAAATCTCAAGGACGCCATTTCCAAAGCACTTCTCGATTTTGAAGGCAACGGCCTTACCGTAGAGCACCGGGACGGGAAAGTATATGTATCCATGGAAAACAAACTGCTGTTCGAAAGCGGAAGCTGGGCCGTAGGAAGTGAAGGAAGAAGAGCTGTGGCCGAACTGGGCAAGGTTTTAGCACAAAACCCGGATATTTCCGTGCTTATCGAGGGACATACGGACAACGTTCCTTACAGGGGAAACGGCCAGATACAGGACAACTGGGACCTGTCGACCAAAAGAGCGACGGCCATTGTCCACATACTCCGTGAAAACCCGAACATCAACCCGCAAAACCTCACAGCAGCAGGCCGGAGCGAATATGCACCGGTAGCCACTAATAAAACCACACAGGGCAAGGCCAAAAACCGAAGAATTGAGGTGATACTGACCCCGAAACTCGATGAGGTCACCAGATTATTGAACGAAATTTAA